A genomic region of Lytechinus pictus isolate F3 Inbred chromosome 2, Lp3.0, whole genome shotgun sequence contains the following coding sequences:
- the LOC129254898 gene encoding coiled-coil domain-containing protein 157-like — MAHMLGGKYCLESLGRDVGDLQSAVADALSRVGPVRYPSWKFPDKVSSDIEIDELLEDYKFSEDEEDNQVAHVMLFELVIDRMVLLLQSFTRFVEQLIQGSVGRPPTATPMGTQMSIGLVVKKFWNKIVQLNSITQKLSAESKSKGRTISKLEVINVELQEQLRKTMQSTSMSSHLLDSHVAFAQDGDSDDQGLRTSVVPTPSKSQMALVTPQPIHQQVIAIDTRTTSSQTLETAFVPCESCERVQLCLKDVGETITEVCHSQKLLSSIARHRKQLPGDVMSAMDVSRWATEQNKDLERIKDHLSDLMAQIEPLETKLAASQEACERLTENVSQKDKDLRSAKVSHGTEIKQYEAKVKEIERQHAESIMVVKRSYEEARNGKKKTEEELTKLKRELQRQFEALKELEGVREELNQTLDANISNQASVNRLESHVNQLSQQLKETQEHLTESSKQLGKEQAKNRSIDKHGQALQSKHDALVQRVEELDQECQDLREGLADAEDGKEEALEQLKVTQSELQGLQDELKTQQDLVATIMEEKKFMESSVGDLQTMILALEEQLKDSEEREKMLVLYPDNNPGVVPAPQRADGDSASGMGQQVQTNNLRIQILEEQNYLLRNNIDKLLAGHGPQGQSGQVNGPNIPLWQADTLKQAKQSVSVNNNHANARLGKSPRSPRGHLEPIHIPNGHHPLQEHLTEEEVIAKYTKQSSKNRQYSPSSEEATSYQIPPRPPSSKGNRNKSKPKSGGKRTSSQSGVSVAKLSATTNPSLHAYRTLKGSGAIKTQSVVKNTDGPDFFVGNRTPVKSRHALQQSQKTPDLPARSEGTQSRNSYYEPQDTFICHQCDKMYDNKRDLDIHKSYCYP; from the exons ATGGCTCACATGTTAGGTGGCAAGTACTGCTTGGAGAGTCTTGGTAGAGATGTAGGTGATTTGCAGTCTGCTGTGGCAGATGCCCTCTCCAGGGTTGGTCCTGTGAGGTATCCCTCTTGGAAGTTCCCAGACAAG GTATCTTCAGATATTGAGATAGATGAACTCTTGGAGGATTATAAGTTcagtgaagatgaagaagataatCAAGTGGCACATGTTATGCTCTTTGAGCTTGTTATTGACAG GATGGTCCTGCTTCTGCAGAGCTTTACACGGTTTGTAGAGCAGCTGATTCAGGGATCAGTTGGAAGACCACCAACTGCCACACCCATGGGTACACAGATGTCTATAGGACTAGTGGTTAAGAAGTTCTGGAATAAGATCGTTCAGTTGAACAGCATCACACAGAAACTGAGTGCAGAG AGTAAATCTAAAGGAAGGACAATAAGTAAACTAGAGGTCATTAATGTTGAACTGCAAGAGCAATTACGAAAGACAATGCAATCCACAAGCATGTCAAGTCACCTCTTAGACAGTCATGTAGCATTTGCTCAAGATGGGGACAGTGATGATCAGGGGTTAAGGACTTCTGTAGTACCTACTCCATCAAAATCACAGATGGCATTAGTTACGCCACAGCCTATTCATCAACAAGTCATAGCAATAGACACTAGGACAACATCTTCACAGACACTAGAGACTGCCTTTGTACCTTGTGAATCATGTGAGCGGGTTCAGTTATGTTTGAAAGATGTGGGAGAAACCATCACAGAGGTGTGCCACTCGCAAAAACTTCTATCATCAATCGCTCGACATCGGAAGCAGCTTCCAGGGGATGTGATGTCAGCAATGGATGTTAGCCGATGGGCCACCGAACAGAACAAGGATCTGGAGAGAATCAAAGATCACTTGAGTGACTTGATGGCACAGATAGAACCCCTTGAAACAAAGCTTGCTGCTTCACAGGAGGCTTGTGAGAGACTGACCGAAAATGTTAGTCAGAAGGACAAAGATCTTAGGAGTGCCAAGGTGTCCCATGGGACAGAAATCAAACAGTATGAGGCTAAGGTCAAGGAGATAGAGCGCCAGCATGCAGAATCTATCATGGTGGTGAAGAGAAGCTACGAAGAGGCACGAAACGGCAAGAAAAAAACTGAGGAAGAACTAACTAAACTCAAGAGAGAGCTTCAGAGGCAGTTTGAAGCTCTCAAAGAACTAG AGGGAGTTCGTGAGGAGCTGAACCAGACCCTAGATGCTAACATCAGCAACCAGGCATCGGTCAATAGACTAGAGAGTCATGTGAACCAGCTAAGTCAGCAGCTGAAAGAGACCCAAGAACACCTGACAGAGTCTAGTAAACAACTGGGCAAAGAACAGGCCAAGAACCGTAGTATTGATAAACATGGGCAG GCCCTTCAGAGTAAGCATGATGCTCTGGTTCAGCGGGTTGAGGAGTTAGATCAGGAATGCCAGGATCTTAGAGAGGGTCTAGCTGATGCCGAGGACGGCAAGGAGGAGGCACTGGAACAACTCAAAGTTACTCAGAGTGAGCTTCAAGGATTGCAAGATGAGCTCAAAACCCAACAG GACTTGGTGGCAACCATCATGGAAGAAAAGAAGTTCATGGAATCATCAGTTGGTGATCTTCAGACCATGATCCTAGCTCTAGAAGAACAGCTGAAAGAcagtgaagagagagagaagatgcTTGTTCTTTACCCAGACAACAACCCTGGAGTAGTGCCTGCACCACAGAGAGCTGATG GTGACAGTGCCAGTGGCATGGGCCAGCAAGTACAGACAAATAACTTGAGGATACAGATCCTAGAGGAACAGAACTATCTCTTACGGAATAACATTGATAAGCTCTTAGCTGGACATGGGCCACAGGGGCAGTCTGGACAG GTTAATGGTCCAAATATTCCATTATGGCAAGCAGACACACTGAAGCAAGCCAAGCAGTCTGTTAGTGTCAACAACAACCATGCTAATGCTAGGTTAGGCAAGTCTCCAAGATCACCACGAGGTCATCTAGAACCAATCCACATTCCCAATGGTCACCATCCATTGCA AGAGCATCTTACCGAGGAGGAGGTCATAGCCAAGTACACAAAACAAAGTAGTAAGAATCGTCAGTACAGTCCTTCATCGGAAGAAGCCACCAGCTATCAGATACCTCCAAGGCCGCCCTCTAGTAAAGGCAACAGGAACAAGAGCAAACCAAAATCTG GAGGTAAGAGAACATCTAGTCAGAGTGGTGTGAGTGTAGCCAAGCTGTCTGCTACCACCAATCCTAGCCTTCATGCGTATCGAACACTCAAAGGCAGTGGGGCTATTAAAACACAGTCTGTTGTCAAAAACACAGATG GCCCTGACTTCTTTGTTGGAAATCGAACACCAGTCAAAAGTCGTCATGCTTTGCAGCAGTCTCAGAAGACTCCCGACCTCCCTGCAAGATCTGAAGGTACCCAATCAAGAAACAGCTACTATGAGCCACAAGATACATTCATCTGCCACCAGTGTGAtaagatgtatgataataaacGGGACTTGGATATTCATAAGTCGTACTGCTATCCGTAG